Proteins from a single region of Heterodontus francisci isolate sHetFra1 chromosome 29, sHetFra1.hap1, whole genome shotgun sequence:
- the LOC137345783 gene encoding probable G-protein coupled receptor 139, with protein sequence LLAIVILSRRKCGLSTCTTRYLVAMATADLLVIIIEVILFQIRFYFFPECFLDITPVCSVINVLIDIAIDCSVWFTVTFTFDRFVAICCQKLKTKYCTEKTAAVILATTCILLSIKNIPIYFTYEPRKIIDNVPWRCVIKRSYYTEPGWVGFRKFDKVLTPLIPFALILLLNALTVRHILVTSRVRKGLRGQSKGENRSDPEMESRRKSVILLFTISGNVILLWLVYVLYYFGIADHFDSDSKYTFKEVGWMLSNLSCCTNTFIYVVTQSKFREQVKSAVKYPVLSHSLSNLQLSFFS encoded by the exons ttactggcgattgtgatcctgtcccggagaaagtgcggcctctccacctgcaccactcgctacctggtggccatggcaacggcggatctactggtcattatcattgaGGTCATTCTGTTCCAAATCCGTTTTTATTTTTTCCCGGAGtgcttcctggacatcacccctgtgtgtagtgttatcaatGTCCTGATTGATATagccatagactgttctgtctggttcaccgtcactttcacctttgatcgatttgtggccatttgttgccagaagctgaaaactaaatattgcaccgagaaaactgcggctgtgattctcgcaacaacctgcattctgctcagtATAAAAAACATCCCCATCTACTTTACGTATGAACCTAgaaagataatcgacaatgtaccatggCGCTGTGTTATCAAGcgaagctattatactgagcccggatgggtgggatttcgcaagtttgataaggttttaactcCATTGATTCCATTTgctttaatcctgttgctcaatgctctgacagtcagacacattttagtgaccagtcgagtccgtaagggactgaggggtcagagcaagggagagaatcgcagtgacccagagatggaaagcagaaggaagtctgtgattttactcttcaccatatccggcaacgtcatacttctgtggttggtgtatgttttATATTACTTTGGAATCGCAGATCACTTCGATTCTGATTCTAAATATACATTTAAAGAAGTCGGATGGATGTTgtcgaatttaagttgctgcacaaacacatttatttatgtggtgactcagtccaagttcagagagcaggtcaagagtgcggtgaaatatcca gttctgtcccacTCTCTTTCAAATCTCCAGTTATCATTTTTCTcctaa